A genomic stretch from Musa acuminata AAA Group cultivar baxijiao unplaced genomic scaffold, Cavendish_Baxijiao_AAA HiC_scaffold_1138, whole genome shotgun sequence includes:
- the LOC103999805 gene encoding geranylgeranyl transferase type-1 subunit beta isoform X1: protein MDASASPRLERERHLLFLEMMALGLPKEYESQEVNRLTLAYFAISGLSILDALDRVDKDQVANWVLSFQAHPRMVADLDNGEFYGFCGSRTSQFSTSICEVSRQNCSHLASTYCALAILKMIGYNLSNISPESILISMRNLQQPDGSFMPIHFGAETDLRFVYCAAAICSMLNNWTGMDKEKAKDYIVKCQSYDGGFGLVPGSESHGGATYCGVAALQLMGFIGADICSKQAQSAVIDVPLLVEWSLKRQSFDGGIQGRCNKPSDTCYAFWVGGVLKMLGVYEFIDKDALHDFILSCQSKYGGFTKFPENMLPDLYHSYYSFAALSLLGEPGLRPLCVELGITASDDGHGK, encoded by the exons ATGGATGCGTCGGCGAGCCCGAGGCTGGAGCGGGAGCGGCACCTGCTCTTTCTAGAGATGATGGCGTTGGGGCTGCCGAAGGAGTACGAGTCGCAGGAGGTCAACCGCCTCACCCTCGCCTACTTCGCAATCTCCGGCCTCAGCATCCTCGATGCCCTCGATCGG GTTGACAAGGATCAAGTAGCCAATTGGGTTCTGTCCTTCCAAGCACATCCAAGAATGGTGGCTGACTTAGATAATG GAGAATTTTACGGTTTTTGTGGATCTAGAACTTCACAGTTCTCCACCAGTATTTGTGAG GTTTCTAGACAGAATTGTAGTCACTTAGCAAGTACTTACTGTGCTCTAGCCATATTGAAGATGATCGGCTACAATTTGTCAAATATTAGTCCTGAATCGATCTTGATTTCAATGAGAAACCTTCAACAACCTGATGGAAG CTTTATGCCAATTCATTTTGGGGCAGAAACGGATCTCCGCTTTGTGTACTGTGCTG CTGCCATCTGTTCTATGCTTAATAATTGGACTGGAATGGACAAAGAAAAGGCTAAGGATTATATAGTAAAGTGTCAG TCATATGATGGTGGCTTTGGTTTAGTACCAGGTTCAGAGTCTCATG GTGGTGCAACTTATTGCGGAGTTGCAGCTCTCCAGCTAATGGGTTTTATTGGAGCAGATATCTGTTCTAAACAAGCACAGTCTGCAGTAATTGATGTGCCATTGCTGGTAGAGTGGAGCTTAAAG AGGCAATCATTTGATGGGGGCATTCAAGGTAGATGTAACAAGCCCAGTGACACATGTTATGCCTTTTG GGTTGGCGGGGTACTGAAGATGCTAGGTGTTTACGAGTTCATCGATAAGGATGCGCTGCATGACTTCATACTTTCTTGCCAGTCCAAG TACGGTGGCTTCACGAAGTTCCCAGAGAACATGCTGCCTGACCTGTATCATTCATACTATAGTTTTGCTGCATTGAGCTTGTTGGGGGAACCAGGACTTCGACCACTTTGTGTTGAACTGGGAATCACTGCTTCGGATGATGGGCATGGGAAATGA
- the LOC103999805 gene encoding geranylgeranyl transferase type-1 subunit beta isoform X2, translated as MDASASPRLERERHLLFLEMMALGLPKEYESQEVNRLTLAYFAISGLSILDALDRVDKDQVANWVLSFQAHPRMVADLDNGEFYGFCGSRTSQFSTSICEVSRQNCSHLASTYCALAILKMIGYNLSNISPESILISMRNLQQPDGSFMPIHFGAETDLRFVYCAAAICSMLNNWTGMDKEKAKDYIVKCQSYDGGFGLVPGSESHGGATYCGVAALQLMGFIGADICSKQAQSAVIDVPLLVEWSLKRQSFDGGIQGRCNKPSDTCYAFWVGGVLKMLGVYEFIDKDALHDFILSCQSKVMMLLS; from the exons ATGGATGCGTCGGCGAGCCCGAGGCTGGAGCGGGAGCGGCACCTGCTCTTTCTAGAGATGATGGCGTTGGGGCTGCCGAAGGAGTACGAGTCGCAGGAGGTCAACCGCCTCACCCTCGCCTACTTCGCAATCTCCGGCCTCAGCATCCTCGATGCCCTCGATCGG GTTGACAAGGATCAAGTAGCCAATTGGGTTCTGTCCTTCCAAGCACATCCAAGAATGGTGGCTGACTTAGATAATG GAGAATTTTACGGTTTTTGTGGATCTAGAACTTCACAGTTCTCCACCAGTATTTGTGAG GTTTCTAGACAGAATTGTAGTCACTTAGCAAGTACTTACTGTGCTCTAGCCATATTGAAGATGATCGGCTACAATTTGTCAAATATTAGTCCTGAATCGATCTTGATTTCAATGAGAAACCTTCAACAACCTGATGGAAG CTTTATGCCAATTCATTTTGGGGCAGAAACGGATCTCCGCTTTGTGTACTGTGCTG CTGCCATCTGTTCTATGCTTAATAATTGGACTGGAATGGACAAAGAAAAGGCTAAGGATTATATAGTAAAGTGTCAG TCATATGATGGTGGCTTTGGTTTAGTACCAGGTTCAGAGTCTCATG GTGGTGCAACTTATTGCGGAGTTGCAGCTCTCCAGCTAATGGGTTTTATTGGAGCAGATATCTGTTCTAAACAAGCACAGTCTGCAGTAATTGATGTGCCATTGCTGGTAGAGTGGAGCTTAAAG AGGCAATCATTTGATGGGGGCATTCAAGGTAGATGTAACAAGCCCAGTGACACATGTTATGCCTTTTG GGTTGGCGGGGTACTGAAGATGCTAGGTGTTTACGAGTTCATCGATAAGGATGCGCTGCATGACTTCATACTTTCTTGCCAGTCCAAGGTGATGATGCTACTCTCCTGA